The Nocardioides campestrisoli genome includes a window with the following:
- a CDS encoding glycoside hydrolase family 13 protein, which translates to MSAPQGWWREAVVYEVYVRSFADSDGDGVGDLPGITSRLPYLRDLGVDALWITPFYPSPQHDHGYDVADYCAVDPRFGSLEDLDTLLDTAHGLGLRVIVDLVPNHTSSEHPWFVEALAAPPGSPARSRYLFRTGRGAGAEEPPNNWESVFGGPAWTRVEGTDQWYLHLFDSTQPDLDWRNPEVAQMFEGVLQFWLDRGVDGFRVDVAHGLFKEESLRDQDRPEEPDAGDAPREIVERTLADEPMWDQPEVHEVYRSWRRLVDDYSDEHGTDRMVVAEAWTQTPESMARFVRPDELHQSFNFSWLLADWSAPAFAEVVRGTLAAMAPVDASPTWVLSNHDVVRHPTRYGGGARGLARARAATLVMLALPGSCYLYQGEELGLEEVDVAPEHRQDPSWFRTGEVGRDGCRVPMPWSGQEPPYGFGPPGSTPWIPQPADWGGLTVEAQRADPGSTWSFYQRALAARHRHARGAGPVELIAAPAEWGADVLAFRRGSLGVVLNCGEVPVPLPTGRLLVASGDSDPGVLAPDHAVWLELPQGSSGPSSISL; encoded by the coding sequence GTGAGCGCGCCGCAGGGGTGGTGGCGCGAGGCGGTCGTCTACGAGGTGTACGTACGCAGCTTCGCCGACAGCGACGGGGACGGCGTCGGCGACCTGCCCGGGATCACCTCCCGCCTGCCCTACCTGCGCGACCTGGGGGTGGACGCCCTGTGGATCACCCCGTTCTACCCCTCTCCCCAGCACGACCACGGCTACGACGTGGCCGACTACTGCGCGGTCGACCCCAGGTTCGGCAGCTTGGAGGACCTGGACACCCTGCTGGACACCGCCCACGGCCTGGGGCTGCGGGTGATCGTCGACCTGGTGCCCAACCACACCTCCTCGGAGCACCCGTGGTTCGTCGAGGCGCTCGCTGCCCCGCCGGGATCGCCGGCGCGCAGCCGCTACCTGTTCCGCACCGGGCGTGGCGCCGGGGCCGAGGAGCCGCCCAACAACTGGGAGTCGGTCTTCGGCGGACCGGCCTGGACCCGGGTCGAGGGGACCGACCAGTGGTACCTGCACCTGTTCGACTCCACCCAGCCCGACCTGGACTGGCGCAACCCGGAGGTCGCGCAGATGTTCGAGGGCGTGCTGCAGTTCTGGCTCGACCGGGGCGTCGACGGCTTCCGGGTGGACGTCGCGCACGGCCTGTTCAAGGAGGAGTCGCTGCGCGACCAGGACCGGCCCGAGGAGCCGGACGCCGGGGACGCCCCGCGGGAGATCGTCGAGCGCACCCTGGCCGACGAGCCGATGTGGGACCAGCCGGAGGTGCACGAGGTGTACCGGAGCTGGCGCCGGCTCGTGGACGACTACAGCGACGAGCACGGGACCGACCGGATGGTGGTGGCCGAGGCGTGGACCCAGACGCCCGAGTCGATGGCCCGCTTCGTCCGGCCCGACGAGCTGCACCAGTCCTTCAACTTCTCCTGGCTGCTGGCCGACTGGTCGGCCCCGGCCTTCGCCGAGGTCGTCCGCGGCACCCTGGCGGCCATGGCCCCGGTGGACGCCTCCCCCACCTGGGTGCTGAGCAACCACGACGTCGTCCGCCACCCCACCCGGTACGGCGGCGGGGCGCGCGGCCTGGCCCGGGCCCGGGCGGCCACCCTGGTGATGCTGGCCCTGCCGGGGTCCTGCTACCTCTACCAGGGCGAGGAGCTGGGGCTGGAGGAGGTCGACGTGGCCCCCGAGCACCGGCAGGACCCGTCCTGGTTCCGGACCGGGGAGGTCGGCCGTGACGGGTGCCGGGTGCCGATGCCGTGGTCGGGGCAGGAGCCGCCGTACGGGTTCGGGCCGCCGGGCAGCACCCCGTGGATCCCGCAGCCGGCCGACTGGGGCGGGCTCACCGTGGAGGCCCAGCGCGCGGACCCGGGATCGACGTGGTCGTTCTACCAGCGCGCGCTGGCCGCCCGACACCGGCACGCGCGGGGCGCGGGGCCGGTGGAGCTGATCGCCGCGCCGGCGGAGTGGGGCGCCGACGTGCTGGCCTTCCGCCGCGGGTCGCTCGGCGTGGTGCTCAACTGCGGCGAGGTGCCGGTGCCGCTGCCGACCGGCCGGCTGCTGGTGGCCTCGGGCGACTCCGACCCCGGGGTGCTGGCCCCGGACCACGCGGTCTGGCTGGAGCTGCCTCAGGGCAGCTCGGGGCCCTCGAGCATCTCGTTGTAG
- a CDS encoding MarR family winged helix-turn-helix transcriptional regulator — protein sequence MTPQERVLSDEAYQALEHQVMILIRRSKRAIALRAQMVHPELYPAGYLMLALLAERGPSRPSTIAEVFELDKGATSRQVQQLVDLGLVDREPDPDDRRASLLTPTDLALRGLAEVRDVRRARLSRRLGEWDEEDMADFINRLRRYNEMLEGPELP from the coding sequence GTGACCCCCCAGGAACGCGTGCTCAGCGACGAGGCCTACCAGGCGCTCGAGCACCAGGTGATGATCCTGATCCGCCGCTCCAAGCGGGCGATCGCCCTGCGGGCCCAGATGGTCCACCCGGAGCTCTACCCGGCGGGCTACCTGATGCTCGCCCTGCTCGCCGAGCGCGGACCGTCGCGGCCCTCCACGATCGCGGAGGTCTTCGAGCTGGACAAGGGGGCGACCAGCCGCCAGGTCCAGCAGCTGGTGGACCTGGGTCTGGTCGACCGGGAGCCCGATCCGGACGACCGGCGGGCCAGCCTGCTCACCCCGACCGACCTCGCGCTGCGCGGGCTGGCGGAGGTCAGGGACGTCCGGCGTGCCCGGCTGAGCCGGCGCCTGGGGGAGTGGGACGAGGAGGACATGGCCGACTTCATCAACCGCCTGCGTCGCTACAACGAGATGCTCGAGGGCCCCGAGCTGCCCTGA
- a CDS encoding MDR family MFS transporter, protein MTTTPAPPTAEQAGQMTHRQVLEALTGLLLAMFVAMLSSTVVSNALPVIVADLEGSQTGYTWVVVATLLTMTATTPIWGKFADLFDQKTLVQVALVIFSVGSLLAGLAPSMEVLIGARAVQGLGVGGLTALVQVVIAGMVSPRERGRYAGYIGSVFALSTVSGPLIGGVLVDTLGWRWCFFVGLPVALAAFVVLQKTLKLPRQPRREVHVDYLGATVIMAGVSLLLIWVSLAGSQFAWTSATSAALVAAGLVLVAAAVFIEIRVAREPIIPMRLFRDRTTALATAASVMVGVAMFGSTVYLSQYFQLARGMSPTRAGLMSIAMVGGLLVSSIISGRIISETGRWKRFLVAGMVSVIAGLALLSTIDETTSLVWVGLFMAVLGVGIGATMQNLVLAVQNNTAMADMGAASSLVAFFRSIGGSAGVSALGAILAHQVADRVSSGLDKLGISGGESTGSSVPDMDSLPAPVRQIFESAFGEASAHLFLVAVPFAVVALVCVVLIKEVPLRETVLRADEMTPELEVEEESGR, encoded by the coding sequence GTGACGACAACCCCCGCGCCGCCGACCGCCGAGCAAGCCGGACAGATGACCCACCGCCAGGTGCTGGAGGCCCTCACCGGCCTGCTCCTGGCCATGTTCGTGGCGATGCTCTCCAGCACCGTCGTCTCCAACGCCCTGCCGGTGATCGTGGCCGACCTCGAGGGCAGCCAGACCGGCTACACGTGGGTGGTGGTGGCGACCCTGCTCACCATGACCGCGACCACCCCGATCTGGGGCAAGTTCGCCGACCTCTTCGACCAGAAGACGTTGGTCCAGGTGGCCCTGGTGATCTTCTCGGTAGGCTCGCTGCTGGCCGGGCTCGCGCCCTCGATGGAGGTGCTGATCGGCGCCCGCGCCGTCCAGGGCCTCGGCGTGGGCGGCCTGACCGCGCTGGTCCAGGTGGTCATCGCCGGCATGGTGAGCCCGCGCGAGCGAGGCCGGTACGCCGGCTACATCGGCTCCGTCTTCGCCCTCTCCACCGTGAGCGGCCCGCTGATCGGCGGGGTGCTGGTCGACACGCTCGGCTGGCGCTGGTGCTTCTTCGTCGGCCTCCCCGTCGCCCTGGCGGCGTTCGTGGTGCTGCAGAAGACCCTGAAGCTGCCGCGGCAGCCCCGCCGCGAGGTGCACGTGGACTACCTCGGCGCGACCGTGATCATGGCCGGCGTCTCGCTGCTCCTCATCTGGGTCTCGCTCGCCGGCAGCCAGTTCGCCTGGACCTCGGCGACGAGCGCCGCGCTCGTCGCCGCCGGCCTGGTGCTGGTCGCCGCGGCGGTCTTCATCGAGATCCGGGTGGCCCGCGAGCCGATCATCCCGATGCGCCTCTTCCGCGACCGCACCACCGCCCTGGCCACCGCCGCCTCGGTCATGGTCGGCGTGGCCATGTTCGGTTCCACGGTCTACCTCAGCCAGTACTTCCAGCTCGCCCGCGGCATGTCCCCGACCCGCGCCGGGCTGATGTCGATCGCGATGGTCGGCGGCCTGCTGGTCTCCAGCATCATCTCGGGCCGGATCATCAGCGAGACCGGCCGCTGGAAGCGCTTCCTGGTCGCCGGCATGGTCAGCGTCATCGCCGGGCTCGCGCTGCTCTCCACCATCGACGAGACCACGTCCCTGGTGTGGGTGGGCCTGTTCATGGCGGTGCTCGGGGTCGGCATCGGCGCCACGATGCAGAACCTGGTGCTGGCGGTGCAGAACAACACCGCGATGGCCGACATGGGTGCCGCCTCGTCCCTGGTTGCCTTCTTCCGCTCCATCGGCGGCTCGGCCGGCGTCTCCGCCCTGGGCGCGATCCTGGCCCACCAGGTCGCCGACCGGGTGAGCAGCGGCCTGGACAAGCTGGGCATCAGCGGCGGCGAGTCCACCGGGTCCTCCGTCCCGGACATGGACTCCCTGCCCGCGCCGGTGCGACAGATCTTCGAGAGCGCCTTCGGCGAGGCCTCCGCCCACCTCTTCCTGGTCGCCGTCCCGTTCGCGGTGGTCGCCCTGGTCTGCGTCGTGCTGATCAAGGAGGTCCCGCTGCGAGAGACTGTCCTGCGTGCGGACGAGATGACCCCCGAGCTGGAGGTCGAGGAGGAGAGCGGACGGTGA
- a CDS encoding response regulator — translation MDTIRVFLVDDHEIVRHGLRALLDAEDDMTVVGEAGTAHDGLAGVLSAMPDVALLDARLPDRSGVEVARELQAQAPQVRTLMLSSYDDDDILADAFSAGVAGYVLKEIKADSLLDGIRSVAAGQTLVAPAVAARIMARMRERRRLESAQGLDKLSQQELRILQLIGDGLTNRQIGERLFLSEKTIKNNVTSILAKLGVQRRTQAAVLASRLHHG, via the coding sequence ATGGACACGATTCGGGTCTTCCTCGTCGACGACCACGAGATCGTGCGACACGGTCTGCGCGCCCTCCTCGACGCCGAGGACGACATGACGGTCGTCGGCGAGGCCGGCACCGCGCACGACGGCCTCGCCGGGGTGCTCTCGGCGATGCCCGACGTCGCCCTGCTCGACGCCCGGCTGCCGGACCGCTCGGGGGTCGAGGTCGCGCGCGAGCTGCAGGCCCAGGCCCCGCAGGTGCGGACCCTGATGCTGAGCAGCTACGACGACGACGACATCCTCGCCGACGCCTTCTCCGCCGGCGTCGCGGGCTACGTGCTCAAGGAGATCAAGGCCGACTCGCTGCTCGACGGGATCCGCTCGGTGGCGGCCGGACAGACGTTGGTGGCCCCTGCCGTGGCCGCGCGGATCATGGCCCGGATGCGCGAGCGCCGGCGGCTGGAGTCGGCGCAGGGCCTGGACAAGCTCAGCCAGCAGGAGCTGCGCATCCTTCAGCTCATCGGCGACGGCCTGACCAACCGGCAGATCGGCGAGCGGCTCTTCCTGTCGGAGAAGACGATCAAGAACAACGTCACCTCGATCCTGGCCAAGCTCGGCGTGCAGCGCCGTACCCAGGCCGCGGTGCTGGCCTCCCGCCTGCACCACGGCTGA
- a CDS encoding methyl-accepting chemotaxis protein — MTDLVQPLSPNGSHPSGEPALAELEPTSAEQREVLDAMPARVFLTDRDRRIRYANKKAVEELRPVEEFMPYKVDELVGSDVKPLFAFIGDVDRVEHYFENHHELPYANQLMIGNEHADMTVSAIYREDGEFNGVMVAWVYVTDRVKAERGLHRVNAMMESSPTALMFADRKRVINYLNPAAYETLRRLEPYMPITAEQLHGLSLDVLAEGTRETDTERGRAQLDELSYENLPVRAERTVGPETLDLLFTAIHNRDGAYIGMMVTLELITEKRKAERDRAEALADTAAMNQVLSALGTAISVDEAVERTLEVVGEEFGWRAGMAWLVDPEADRLRFAVAVGQVPDRVRSAMAGMRPRRGEGMAGRTWASADVHQSSEAIDLPREVRMVSPELRTPNAVGFCVKAHGEVVAVLEFFTSQAVELSEQRWGTLRNISDLVSQAVTRIMREEAERAAAADLATKVDLVLEAVRAVGTGDLTREMPVSGDDAIGQLAGGLGDVVAALRISMTDIGGTADSLAVAAEQISTLSRTMGDGAVLTSERAESASTSSVQVSASIQTVATAAEEMTASIREIAKNATEAATVATTAVGVASAAQGTVASLGESSAEIGKVIKVITSIAQQTNLLALNATIEAARAGDAGKGFAVVANEVKELAKETARATEDIGQKIEAIQSDTSGAVTAIAEITDVISRINDIQTTIASAVEEQTATTNEIARNVTDAAGGANGISADVSQVAQAAEQTRQGVGETLQSAQELAAMASTLKARVTKFKV, encoded by the coding sequence ATGACCGACCTCGTCCAGCCCCTCAGTCCGAACGGCTCCCACCCCTCGGGCGAGCCGGCGCTCGCCGAGCTCGAGCCGACCTCCGCCGAGCAGCGCGAGGTGCTGGACGCGATGCCGGCCCGGGTCTTCCTCACCGACCGCGACCGGCGCATCCGCTACGCCAACAAGAAGGCGGTCGAGGAGCTCCGTCCGGTCGAGGAGTTCATGCCCTACAAGGTCGACGAGCTGGTCGGCTCCGACGTCAAGCCGCTCTTCGCGTTCATCGGCGACGTCGACCGGGTCGAGCACTACTTCGAGAACCACCACGAGCTCCCGTACGCCAACCAGCTGATGATCGGCAACGAGCACGCCGACATGACCGTGAGCGCGATCTACCGCGAGGACGGCGAGTTCAACGGCGTGATGGTGGCCTGGGTCTACGTCACCGACCGGGTCAAGGCCGAGCGCGGTCTGCACCGGGTCAACGCCATGATGGAGAGCTCGCCGACCGCGTTGATGTTCGCCGACCGCAAGCGGGTGATCAACTACCTCAACCCGGCGGCGTACGAGACGTTGCGCAGGCTCGAGCCCTACATGCCGATCACCGCCGAGCAGCTCCACGGGCTCAGCCTCGACGTGCTCGCCGAGGGCACCCGCGAGACCGACACCGAGCGCGGCCGGGCCCAGCTCGACGAGCTGAGCTATGAGAACCTGCCGGTGAGGGCCGAGCGCACCGTCGGCCCGGAGACGCTCGACCTGCTCTTCACCGCGATCCACAACCGCGACGGGGCCTACATCGGGATGATGGTCACCCTCGAGCTGATCACCGAGAAGCGGAAGGCCGAGCGCGACCGGGCCGAGGCCCTCGCCGACACCGCGGCGATGAACCAGGTGCTGTCCGCGCTGGGCACGGCGATCTCGGTGGACGAGGCGGTCGAGCGCACCCTGGAGGTCGTCGGGGAGGAGTTCGGCTGGCGGGCCGGGATGGCCTGGCTGGTCGACCCGGAGGCAGACCGGCTGCGGTTCGCCGTGGCGGTCGGCCAGGTTCCCGACCGGGTGCGGTCGGCGATGGCCGGGATGAGGCCGCGCCGCGGGGAGGGCATGGCCGGACGGACCTGGGCCAGCGCGGACGTGCACCAGTCGTCGGAGGCGATCGACCTGCCGCGCGAGGTGCGGATGGTCAGCCCGGAACTGCGGACGCCGAACGCCGTGGGGTTCTGCGTGAAGGCCCACGGGGAGGTGGTGGCGGTCCTGGAGTTCTTCACCAGCCAGGCGGTGGAGCTCAGCGAGCAGCGGTGGGGCACGTTGCGCAACATCAGCGACCTGGTCTCCCAGGCGGTGACCCGGATCATGAGGGAGGAGGCCGAGCGGGCCGCGGCCGCCGACCTCGCGACGAAGGTCGACCTGGTGCTCGAGGCCGTCCGTGCCGTGGGCACGGGCGACCTGACCCGGGAGATGCCGGTCAGCGGGGACGACGCGATCGGCCAGCTGGCCGGTGGGCTGGGCGACGTCGTCGCCGCCCTGCGCATCTCCATGACCGACATCGGCGGCACGGCCGACTCGCTGGCCGTGGCCGCCGAGCAGATCTCGACGCTCTCCCGGACGATGGGCGACGGTGCGGTGCTCACCTCCGAGCGGGCCGAGAGCGCCTCCACCTCCTCGGTGCAGGTCTCGGCCAGCATCCAGACGGTGGCCACGGCTGCGGAGGAGATGACCGCGAGCATCCGGGAGATCGCCAAGAACGCCACCGAGGCCGCCACGGTGGCGACCACCGCGGTCGGGGTGGCCAGCGCGGCGCAGGGCACGGTGGCGAGCCTGGGCGAGTCGAGCGCGGAGATCGGCAAGGTGATCAAGGTGATCACCTCGATCGCGCAGCAGACCAACCTGCTGGCGCTCAACGCCACGATCGAGGCGGCTCGGGCCGGGGACGCGGGCAAGGGGTTCGCGGTGGTGGCCAACGAGGTCAAGGAGCTGGCCAAGGAGACCGCGCGGGCGACCGAGGACATCGGTCAGAAGATCGAGGCGATCCAGTCCGACACCTCCGGCGCGGTGACCGCGATCGCGGAGATCACCGACGTCATCTCCCGGATCAACGACATCCAGACCACCATCGCCTCGGCGGTGGAGGAGCAGACCGCGACCACCAACGAGATCGCCCGCAACGTCACCGACGCGGCCGGCGGCGCCAACGGCATCTCCGCCGACGTCAGCCAGGTCGCCCAGGCCGCCGAGCAGACCCGTCAGGGCGTGGGGGAGACCCTGCAGTCGGCGCAGGAGCTGGCGGCGATGGCGAGCACGCTGAAGGCCCGGGTCACCAAGTTCAAGGTCTGA
- a CDS encoding methyl-accepting chemotaxis protein, with amino-acid sequence MTDLLAAPTAAAVAEAYAPAVVRHVLDGLPAAVLLADSQQRVSYVNVTAQADLRPLEAFLPLPLDQWVGADVRPIFALLGDVGPFERVWGDPSLLPFKTQVEVGTEFADLSITEVTSDGQFGGVMISWIKKTERIREERRFARVHAMLENSPTKMMFANPDGIITYLNPASLRTLEGLAEHLVIRPDELVGVPLAMLYEEQDAQRAALLDPQGTVARSSEQLKQLHSLKHQIGPETLDGSITEMFDDDGQRLGFLLTWDVVTERLEVERARQRAMADTAAMNHVLAALGTASSVDEAINRALEEVRSDFGWEYGSAWRVDPKIDRFRFVGASGETSEEVVSLLAQSTFRPGGSGLPGRTWASGDIVFADAAEIPEFDRRMRAHGVELKSGVSLPIKVGGEVIATLDFFCSRENEFGDRRLETLRNISDLISQAVARIQRDETDRTAAAELAAKVDLVLDVVRAVGAGDLTREMPVSGDDAIGQLAGGLADVVETLRQSMADISGTADALAASASQLSTLSHGMEEGATLTSERAASASGSSVQVSASIQKVAEASEEMTASIREIAKNATEAATVATTAVGVAGSAQGTVASLGESSAEIGKVIKVITSIAQQTNLLALNATIEAARAGDAGKGFAVVANEVKELAKETARATEDIGQKIEAIQSDTSGAVTAIAEITDVIGRINDIQTTIADAVETQTATTNEIARSVTDAAAGATGIAGDVRQVASAAEDTRHGASNTMESANDLANIAGRLRALVSRFRV; translated from the coding sequence ATGACCGACCTGCTCGCCGCACCCACCGCCGCCGCTGTGGCCGAGGCGTACGCCCCTGCCGTGGTGCGCCACGTGCTCGACGGCCTGCCCGCCGCGGTGCTGCTGGCCGACTCCCAGCAGCGGGTGAGCTACGTCAACGTCACCGCCCAGGCGGACCTGCGCCCGCTGGAGGCGTTCCTGCCGCTGCCGCTGGACCAGTGGGTCGGTGCCGACGTACGACCGATCTTCGCCCTGCTGGGCGACGTGGGGCCGTTCGAGCGGGTCTGGGGCGACCCCTCGCTGCTCCCCTTCAAGACCCAGGTGGAGGTCGGGACGGAGTTCGCGGACCTGAGCATCACCGAGGTCACCTCCGACGGGCAGTTCGGCGGGGTGATGATCTCCTGGATCAAGAAGACCGAGCGGATCCGCGAGGAGCGTCGCTTCGCCCGGGTGCACGCGATGCTGGAGAACTCGCCGACCAAGATGATGTTCGCCAACCCGGACGGCATCATCACCTACCTCAACCCCGCCTCCCTCAGGACCCTGGAGGGACTGGCCGAGCATCTCGTGATCCGTCCCGACGAGCTGGTCGGCGTACCGCTCGCGATGCTCTACGAAGAGCAGGACGCCCAGCGGGCCGCTCTCCTCGATCCCCAGGGCACCGTCGCCCGGTCCTCGGAGCAGCTGAAGCAGCTGCACTCGCTCAAGCACCAGATCGGCCCCGAGACCCTCGACGGCTCGATCACCGAGATGTTCGACGACGACGGGCAGCGGCTCGGCTTCCTGCTCACCTGGGACGTCGTCACCGAGCGGCTCGAGGTCGAGCGCGCCCGGCAGCGGGCGATGGCCGACACCGCGGCGATGAACCACGTGCTCGCCGCGCTGGGAACCGCCAGCTCGGTCGACGAGGCGATCAACCGCGCGCTCGAGGAGGTCCGCTCCGACTTCGGGTGGGAGTACGGCTCCGCCTGGCGGGTCGACCCGAAGATCGACCGGTTCCGGTTCGTGGGCGCCTCCGGCGAGACCTCCGAGGAGGTCGTGTCCCTGCTCGCCCAGAGCACCTTCCGCCCCGGCGGCTCGGGGCTTCCCGGGCGCACCTGGGCGAGCGGCGACATCGTCTTCGCCGACGCCGCGGAGATCCCCGAGTTCGACCGCCGGATGCGCGCCCACGGGGTGGAGCTCAAGTCGGGGGTCAGCCTGCCGATCAAGGTCGGCGGCGAGGTGATCGCGACCCTGGACTTCTTCTGCTCCCGGGAGAACGAGTTCGGCGACCGTCGCCTGGAGACGCTGCGCAACATCAGCGACCTGATCTCCCAGGCGGTCGCGCGGATCCAGCGCGACGAGACCGACCGGACCGCGGCGGCCGAGCTGGCCGCCAAGGTCGACCTGGTGCTCGACGTGGTGCGCGCGGTGGGCGCGGGGGACCTGACCCGGGAGATGCCGGTCAGCGGGGACGACGCGATCGGCCAGCTGGCCGGTGGCCTGGCGGACGTGGTGGAGACCCTGCGCCAGTCGATGGCCGACATCAGCGGCACGGCCGACGCCCTGGCCGCGTCCGCCTCCCAGCTCTCCACGCTCTCCCACGGCATGGAGGAGGGGGCGACCCTGACGTCCGAGCGGGCCGCGAGCGCGTCCGGCTCCTCGGTGCAGGTCTCGGCCAGCATCCAGAAGGTCGCGGAAGCCTCGGAGGAGATGACCGCGAGCATCCGGGAGATCGCCAAGAACGCCACCGAGGCCGCCACGGTGGCGACCACGGCCGTGGGCGTCGCCGGGTCCGCGCAGGGCACGGTGGCGAGCCTGGGCGAGTCGAGCGCGGAGATCGGCAAGGTGATCAAGGTGATCACCTCGATCGCGCAGCAGACCAACCTGCTGGCGCTCAACGCCACGATCGAGGCGGCTCGAGCCGGGGACGCGGGCAAGGGGTTCGCGGTGGTGGCCAACGAGGTCAAGGAGCTGGCCAAGGAGACCGCGCGGGCGACCGAGGACATCGGCCAGAAGATCGAGGCGATCCAGTCCGACACCTCCGGCGCGGTGACCGCGATCGCGGAGATCACCGACGTCATCGGTCGGATCAACGACATCCAGACCACCATCGCCGACGCGGTGGAGACCCAGACCGCGACCACCAACGAGATCGCGCGCAGCGTCACCGACGCCGCCGCCGGCGCCACCGGCATCGCCGGCGACGTGCGACAGGTCGCCAGCGCGGCCGAGGACACCCGACACGGCGCCTCCAACACCATGGAGTCCGCCAACGACCTGGCCAACATCGCCGGCCGCCTGCGGGCGCTGGTCAGCCGCTTCCGCGTCTGA
- a CDS encoding chemotaxis protein CheW, with translation MTLSPLSSASAEAAPQYCTFVVDGLLFGVRVQEVQEVLRFQPLTPVPLAADSVRGLLNLRGQIVTAVCLRRCLSRPLREGDDLPLNVVVRSRGEAVSLLVDEVGDVVDTTGFDLLPPPANLPPAVRDLLEGVIALPDSILLVLDFDRAVDVPHDASPGGTS, from the coding sequence ATGACCCTGTCACCGCTGTCCTCCGCCTCCGCCGAGGCGGCCCCCCAGTACTGCACCTTCGTCGTGGACGGCCTGCTCTTCGGGGTGCGCGTCCAGGAGGTGCAGGAGGTACTGCGCTTCCAGCCCCTGACCCCGGTGCCGCTCGCCGCGGACTCGGTTCGCGGACTGCTCAACCTGCGCGGCCAGATCGTCACCGCGGTGTGCCTGCGGCGTTGCCTGTCCCGTCCGCTGCGCGAGGGCGACGACCTGCCGCTCAACGTGGTGGTGCGCTCGCGCGGCGAGGCCGTCAGCCTGCTGGTCGACGAGGTGGGCGACGTGGTCGACACCACGGGGTTCGACCTGCTCCCGCCGCCGGCCAACCTGCCGCCCGCCGTCCGCGACCTGCTCGAGGGCGTGATCGCCCTGCCCGACTCGATCCTTCTCGTCCTCGACTTCGACCGCGCGGTCGACGTCCCGCACGACGCATCCCCCGGAGGAACCTCATGA